One Mesorhizobium loti genomic window carries:
- a CDS encoding ABC transporter, which translates to MSAIQLRNLTKTFGDFTALKTMDLDIADGEFMALLGPSGCGKSTTMNMIAGMEEPTSGRILFGERDMAGVPMGRRGVGFVFQNYAIFTHMSVRQNLAYGPKMRGAAKAEIDRRVGAIAELLQLTLLLDRKADRLSVNVLQRVAIGRSAIMEPAIFLLDEPLSNVDAAFRAVMRTELKQLQRQFKQTMVYVTHDQLEAMTMADRIAVMDHGVLQQVGTPLEVYNNPANVFVARFIGAPGMNLLKGKPAESDRGLVVDLGPLGITPPLPDGLAATLRGARGDVLYGFRPEQVALAQDGRGLAMPVTFVERIGARTIVHLGQGEGAVKAVFDNDVGLSIGQTAVVAPAASSVRIFDAASGLAMRVG; encoded by the coding sequence ATGAGCGCCATCCAGCTGCGTAACCTCACCAAGACATTCGGCGACTTCACCGCACTGAAGACCATGGACCTCGACATAGCGGATGGCGAGTTCATGGCGCTGCTCGGGCCGTCCGGCTGCGGCAAGTCGACGACGATGAACATGATCGCCGGCATGGAAGAGCCGACCAGCGGCAGGATCCTGTTTGGCGAACGCGACATGGCCGGCGTGCCGATGGGCCGGCGCGGCGTCGGCTTCGTCTTCCAGAACTATGCCATCTTCACCCATATGAGCGTACGCCAGAACCTTGCCTACGGGCCGAAGATGCGCGGTGCGGCGAAAGCCGAGATCGACCGCCGCGTCGGCGCCATCGCCGAGCTGCTGCAACTGACGCTGCTGCTCGACCGCAAGGCCGACCGGCTGTCGGTCAACGTCTTGCAGCGCGTGGCGATCGGCCGCTCGGCGATCATGGAGCCGGCGATCTTCCTGCTCGATGAGCCGCTGTCCAATGTCGACGCGGCATTCCGGGCTGTCATGCGCACCGAACTGAAACAGCTGCAGCGCCAGTTCAAGCAGACCATGGTCTACGTCACCCACGACCAGCTCGAAGCCATGACCATGGCCGACCGCATCGCCGTCATGGACCATGGCGTGCTGCAACAGGTCGGCACGCCGCTCGAAGTCTACAACAATCCGGCCAATGTCTTCGTCGCCCGCTTCATCGGCGCGCCCGGCATGAACCTGCTCAAGGGCAAACCGGCGGAAAGTGATCGTGGGCTGGTCGTCGATCTCGGCCCGCTGGGCATCACGCCGCCGCTGCCGGATGGACTGGCGGCGACCTTGCGGGGCGCACGCGGCGATGTGCTTTACGGCTTCCGGCCGGAGCAAGTGGCGCTGGCGCAAGATGGGCGCGGGCTTGCCATGCCTGTCACTTTCGTCGAGCGCATTGGTGCGCGCACCATTGTCCATCTCGGCCAGGGCGAGGGCGCTGTCAAAGCGGTCTTTGACAATGATGTCGGGCTCTCGATCGGGCAAACCGCGGTCGTCGCGCCCGCGGCATCGTCCGTGCGCATTTTCGACGCCGCCAGCGGCCTTGCGATGAGGGTGGGTTGA
- a CDS encoding permease component of ABC-type sugar transporter yields the protein MSAVTVTGSEDDMGAALAKPALRDEGARLGFRLTLPAQVLVLFISAFPLLMQLYISVTDWSPLSGLGWWNAWEMWNSFANYTDLAADARFWSALKRTAIVMLVCVPAEFLLGLALATLFADDFPGKRIFYSILLMPMMVVPAVAGYMFFMLFQSGGPVNDILSSLTGSPVTIAWLSDPTLALIAVMIADIWQWTPLMFLILLAGLVGVPEDQIKAATLLGANPWQRFVTIVLPKMKTIIIIALAIRVIENFKIFDTLYIMTGGGPGVATETISVYIYKVTTQDLIWGYVAAIALAILIVLSIVAVFAMKRMARAREVAA from the coding sequence ATGAGCGCGGTGACCGTGACTGGTTCGGAGGACGACATGGGCGCCGCGCTTGCGAAGCCCGCCCTGCGCGACGAAGGCGCCCGGCTGGGCTTCCGGCTGACGCTGCCGGCGCAGGTCCTGGTGCTGTTCATTTCGGCCTTTCCACTTCTGATGCAGCTCTACATCAGCGTCACCGACTGGTCGCCGCTTTCGGGTCTCGGCTGGTGGAATGCCTGGGAGATGTGGAACAGTTTCGCCAACTACACCGATCTCGCCGCCGATGCCCGCTTCTGGAGCGCACTGAAGCGCACGGCGATCGTCATGCTCGTCTGCGTGCCGGCGGAGTTCCTGCTGGGCCTCGCGCTGGCGACGCTGTTCGCCGACGATTTTCCGGGCAAGCGCATCTTCTATTCGATCCTGCTGATGCCGATGATGGTGGTGCCGGCGGTGGCCGGCTACATGTTCTTTATGCTGTTCCAGTCTGGCGGCCCAGTGAACGACATCCTGTCTTCGCTTACCGGTTCTCCCGTCACCATCGCCTGGCTGTCGGACCCAACCCTGGCGCTTATCGCGGTGATGATCGCCGACATCTGGCAGTGGACGCCGCTGATGTTCCTGATCCTGCTGGCCGGCCTGGTCGGCGTGCCGGAGGACCAGATCAAGGCGGCGACCTTGCTCGGCGCCAATCCGTGGCAGCGCTTCGTCACCATCGTGCTGCCGAAGATGAAGACCATCATCATCATCGCGCTGGCGATCCGGGTAATCGAGAACTTCAAGATCTTCGACACGCTCTATATCATGACCGGCGGCGGTCCCGGCGTCGCCACAGAAACGATCTCCGTCTACATCTACAAGGTCACCACGCAAGACCTGATCTGGGGCTATGTGGCGGCGATCGCGCTGGCCATCCTGATCGTGCTCTCCATCGTTGCCGTGTTCGCCATGAAGCGCATGGCGCGGGCGAGGGAGGTTGCGGCATGA